CTTCAAACACTGTGAGATACGGCCTTTGGCTGCCCGCAGCATTCGGCTGAAAAAAAGCCCGTATGCCGACTTTATCGAACAGCTGCCGGATGCAGGGTTCAAAGCCAAAAACAGCAGAACGCAGGCAGCTTTGCTGAAACCGGCAGGACAACCCTCCGTCAAAACGATGACGGAATATGGCTTTAACTTTGCAACGGGTGCGCCCTAAGCCCGATTGACGGAGTTGTCTGACTTAAGTTTTATCGAAAAGCACGAAAATGCGGTGCTGACGGGCCCCGGCCGGGCAGGTGAAACCGATTTGGCTGTTTCTTTGGCTTATCCGGCAGTAATGGCGGGTATCAAAATCCGTTTCGTAACGGCAGCCGATTTGATGCTGCAACCGGCGGCGCATAATCGAGGAAAGCGGAAATCTTATCTGCAAGGTTCGGTTATGGGTCCGAGGCTGCCGGTGATTGATGAAACCGGCTGTTTGCCGTTTGAAAGAGAAGCCAACCTGTTCTTCAATGTTGCGGCCAAACGGTATGGGCGGGGCAGCATGATTCTGAGGGCCGATTTGCCGTTCGGCCGGCGGGCCGGGGCTTTTGCCAACGATACGGCTTTGACTGCCGCCATGTCGGACAGATTACTCCGCCATTGTCATGTTGTTCGGATAAGTGGAGAGAGTTACCGTTTGAAGGACAAAAAGAAGATAGGCATTGCGCCTGTGATAAAGGAGATTTACCCCCCGTGAGATGGTTACAACCAAACTGCCGGTTCCGGTTTTAAAGTGGTCGGTTTTGACGGCCGTGGACAGTAAAGGGTAGCTGCTTCTTTGATGACGTATTATTTGCGGATGATACTGTTGTCCAGTGGGTTTATGAAAACTATAATGCCGAATAATCTGCCGAAATAGGTAGTATCCATAATGATGTCGGCAACGGACTTAAAAGATTTGTCGGTAGTTAGACTGCCTTGCTTGATACACCGGTGGATATTTTTGGTGCTACATTGATAGCGTTTTGCTATTTGCGTACAGGTTTGTTTGAGGTGCATGTATTCGTGCGACAGACGGTTGTTATTGAGCGGTTTGAAAGTGTGGGCAAGAGCTTGTGGCGGACGGAACGTATATATCTTTGCCGGCTATTTTTACGGCTGTATTTGATATAGGTACTTTGGTGACAAAATAGACATTTTTTGCTAACCTAAATGTTTATTAAACCTTGTTTTATTTAGAGCTGGGGTCTTTGTAAAAATTACCTTAATGCCGTATATCATACTAGTGTTGGCATGGATCCAGATGAAAATATTGAAGTGTCGATTAAATAAATATTTGAATGCTAAACGTCTAGATTTCAATTGGCGTGGAAATAGTGGCGGATAAATTTTCTTGTGATATTTTTGAATGTGTAAAGAACCTAGCCTGCTGCTTGATACGGGAGATGTAGTGGGTTCGCTATTCAAAGGCCGTCTGAAAATTTTCAGGCGGCCTTGTTGTTTTATTTGTCTGTCAGTTTCTCCAAGACTGCTTTCACGGTGCGGATCCGCGCTTCTATATTGTCCGACACTGCAGTGATGCGCAGTTTGTTGCTGGCGGCCATGCGCCAGTTTTTGTGGCTCTGCATCAGCATGATGATGTCGGCGGGGTCGAGGGTATGGTGTTTGCCGAAGGTGAGGGTAATGGCTTCGCTTGTTGCATCGACCGCGTCTATGCCCATTGCTTTGGCTTTAAGGCGGATGCGGTGGCTTTCGAGCAGGGTTTTGGCGGGCTCTCCGGGTAGGCCGAAGCGGTCTACCAGCTCTTCGTGTACGGCGTTGATCTGTGCTTCGGTTTCGCAGGCGGCCAGGCGTTTGTAGAGTACCAGCCGTTCGTGGATGTCGGGGCAGTAATCTTCGGGCAGTAGCGCGGGGCTGTGCAGTTTGATTTCGGTGGTTACACCCAAAGGCGCATCTAAATCGGGCTGGCGGCCTTTTTTGAGATCGCGCACGGCCTGCTTGAGCATTTCGGTGTAGAGCGTGAAGCCTACCTGTATCATTTCGCCGCTCTGGCCTTCGCCGAGGATTTCGCCGGCGCCGCGGATTTCCAAATCCTGCATCGCCAGCGTGAAGCCGGCACCGAGTTCGTCTGCCGCGGCGATGGCGTCCAGCCGCTTTTCGGCGTCTTTGGTGATGTATTCGGGGGTGAGCAGGTAGGCGTAGGCTTGGTGGTGGCTGCGGCCGACACGCCCGCGCAGCTGGTGCAGCTGCGCGAGGCCGAATTTGTCGGCGCGGTTGATGATGATGGTGTTGGCGTTGGGGATGTCGATGCCGGTTTCGATGATGGTGGAACAGAGCAACACGTTAAAACGCTGTTGCAGAAAATCGCGCATCACCTGCTCCAGCTCGCGCTCGCGCAGCCGGCCGTGAGCCACGCCGATGCGGGCTTCGGGCAGCAGCGTTTCCAGCCGTTCGCGCATATTCTCGATGGTTTCCACTTCGTTGTGCAGAAAAAATACTTGACCGCCGCGCTTGAGTTCGCGCAATACGGCTTCGCGTACGCTGCCTTCGCTGAAGGGTTTCACAAAGGTTTTCACCGCCAAACGGCGGTTGGGGGCGGTGGTGATGAGTGAAAAGTCGCGCAGCCCTTCCAAGGCCATGCTGAGTGTGCGCGGAATCGGCGTGGCGGTCAGCGTGAGCATATCCACGTTGGCGCGAAGGCGTTTGAGCTGCTCTTTTTGGCGCACTCCGAAGCGGTGTTCTTCATCGATAATCACCAAGCCTAAGTTTTTGAATTGAATATTTTCCTGCACCAGTTTGTGTGTGCCGATCACAATATCTACCGTGCCATCGGCCATGCCTTTGAGGGTGGCGGTGGTGGTTTTGCCGCTGTTAAAGCGTGAGAGGGCGGCTACTTTCACGGGAAAATCGGCAAAGCGGTCAGCAAAGTTTTGCGCGTGCTGCTCCACCAAAAGCGTGGTGGGGGCAAGTACGGCCACTTGTTTGCCGCCCATCGCCGCCACAAACGCGGCGCGCAGGGCAACTTCGGTTTTGCCGAAGCCGACATCGCCGCACACCAGTCTGTCCATCGGCCTGCCTTGGGTGAGGTCTTTGAGCACCGCGCCGATGGCGGCGGCCTGGTCTTCGGTTTCTTCGTAGCCGAAGCCGTCTGAAAAGGCTTGGTAATCCTGCTCGTTGAAGGCGAATTTGAAGCCCTCCTGTGCTGCGCGGCGGGCATAGAGGTTGAGCAGCTCGGCGGCGGTGTCGCGCGCTTTTTCGGCGGCCTTGCGTTTGGCTTTGCTCCACGCGCCGCTGCCGAGTTTGTGCAGCTGCACGGTGTCGGCCGCCTGCCCCGAATAGCGGCTGATCAGGTGCAGGTGTGATACCGGCACATAAAGCTGCGCACCGCCTGCGTATTCGAGCAGCATCATTTCGGCCGGGCCCTCGCCCAAGTCCATCGTAACCAAGCCCATATAGCGGCCGATGCCGTGTTCTTCGTGCACCACCGGATCGCCTGTGTTGATTTCGGCCAAATCGCGAAGCAGGCCGTCTGAAACCTGTGCGTGTTTTTTGCGGCGCACACTGCGGCTTTTGGCCACATATTGATACAGTTCGGATTCGGTAACCACGGCCAGGGCAGGGGTGGAGCCGTCTGAAAGGCCGTCTGAACAACAGCCCGCGGGCAGTTGGAAGCCGTAGGAGAGCGGTGTAACCGTAATCGCCAGCGGCGCATCGCTGCTTAAAAACGCCTGCCAGCTTCTAACGCTTTCGGGTTTCAGGCCGTGTTGGGCGAAAAAGCCGAGCATGGTTTCGCGCCGCCCCGCGCTTTCGGCGGTGAGCAGGATGCGGCCGTTGAAGGCCGTCTGAAAGTTTTGCAGCGCAGAGAGCGGGGTTTCGGATTGGCGGTCCACCGCCACATCGGGCAGCGCGTGGTTGGTGCCGTTTAAATCGGGCAGGATTTGACCGTAGGCTTTCAGACGGCCTGCAAATTGGTCTTCGCTGAGATACAAATGCTGCGGAGGCAAAGGCGGGTAGGTTT
This genomic interval from Neisseria musculi contains the following:
- a CDS encoding ATP-binding protein; translation: MSDLSFIEKHENAVLTGPGRAGETDLAVSLAYPAVMAGIKIRFVTAADLMLQPAAHNRGKRKSYLQGSVMGPRLPVIDETGCLPFEREANLFFNVAAKRYGRGSMILRADLPFGRRAGAFANDTALTAAMSDRLLRHCHVVRISGESYRLKDKKKIGIAPVIKEIYPP
- the mfd gene encoding transcription-repair coupling factor yields the protein MNHPIPAPSQKSRWLDFTPGSLPWALTQNLPEKPLKVILTQDVEQALRLQSAWQFFRPQDNAVFLPDWETLPYERFSPHQDLVSERLAALWQVKSGLADVLVVPVATAMQKLAPVPFLLGRTFWLKTGQTLDAEALLRNLADAGYSHVSNVVASGEFAMRGGILDIFPMGAELPYRLDLFGDEIDSIKTFDPDSQRTIAPVSEIRLLPAHEFPTDADAQKIFRARFREEINADHNAAAVYQAVSSGRFGAGVEYYLPLFFENGLSSLFDYIGGEALLVCIGDVHAAASRFWADVKSRFAMAQGDETYPPLPPQHLYLSEDQFAGRLKAYGQILPDLNGTNHALPDVAVDRQSETPLSALQNFQTAFNGRILLTAESAGRRETMLGFFAQHGLKPESVRSWQAFLSSDAPLAITVTPLSYGFQLPAGCCSDGLSDGSTPALAVVTESELYQYVAKSRSVRRKKHAQVSDGLLRDLAEINTGDPVVHEEHGIGRYMGLVTMDLGEGPAEMMLLEYAGGAQLYVPVSHLHLISRYSGQAADTVQLHKLGSGAWSKAKRKAAEKARDTAAELLNLYARRAAQEGFKFAFNEQDYQAFSDGFGYEETEDQAAAIGAVLKDLTQGRPMDRLVCGDVGFGKTEVALRAAFVAAMGGKQVAVLAPTTLLVEQHAQNFADRFADFPVKVAALSRFNSGKTTTATLKGMADGTVDIVIGTHKLVQENIQFKNLGLVIIDEEHRFGVRQKEQLKRLRANVDMLTLTATPIPRTLSMALEGLRDFSLITTAPNRRLAVKTFVKPFSEGSVREAVLRELKRGGQVFFLHNEVETIENMRERLETLLPEARIGVAHGRLRERELEQVMRDFLQQRFNVLLCSTIIETGIDIPNANTIIINRADKFGLAQLHQLRGRVGRSHHQAYAYLLTPEYITKDAEKRLDAIAAADELGAGFTLAMQDLEIRGAGEILGEGQSGEMIQVGFTLYTEMLKQAVRDLKKGRQPDLDAPLGVTTEIKLHSPALLPEDYCPDIHERLVLYKRLAACETEAQINAVHEELVDRFGLPGEPAKTLLESHRIRLKAKAMGIDAVDATSEAITLTFGKHHTLDPADIIMLMQSHKNWRMAASNKLRITAVSDNIEARIRTVKAVLEKLTDK